In Sporomusaceae bacterium FL31, one genomic interval encodes:
- the ycgR gene encoding UPF0718 protein YcgR has translation MHESGGVTLYSNSAALGISSLIDKVTWADLVNFKMIFFSVVIEALPFILVGVFVSSVLNLFLSEELIQKLLPRNRFLGIIIASLLGVLLPLCECGIVPITRRLVQKGVPVYVAATFMLATPIINPVVLLATSVAFSLNPKMVWIRLGVAFLVSIITGIVLSFVLKGNQLKESSDVHCDCCSGHITKADSIFSKIFYMLKGACSEFFEMGKFLIAGALLSAIVQTTIPYTFLSAVGQAPFLSIIVMMVFAFFVSVCSSADAFIAASFGSSFTPGALIAFMVFGPMIDLKNTLMLYHSFRLRFVVTLIIVTVFMCISLSYLSNFLIGGL, from the coding sequence TTGCACGAATCAGGAGGGGTAACCCTGTATTCTAATTCTGCAGCATTAGGTATTTCCAGCCTAATCGATAAAGTCACCTGGGCGGACCTCGTAAACTTTAAAATGATATTTTTCAGCGTTGTCATTGAAGCTTTACCCTTTATTTTGGTCGGAGTATTCGTTTCGTCCGTGCTCAATTTGTTTCTGTCAGAAGAACTCATCCAGAAACTGTTGCCGCGAAATCGATTTTTAGGCATTATTATCGCTAGCCTATTAGGCGTACTGCTGCCGCTATGCGAATGCGGGATCGTTCCGATCACCAGGCGGCTTGTTCAAAAAGGAGTGCCGGTTTATGTTGCTGCAACGTTCATGCTTGCTACTCCCATTATTAACCCGGTCGTTCTTTTAGCAACTTCCGTTGCATTCAGTTTAAATCCAAAGATGGTTTGGATTAGACTGGGAGTAGCGTTCTTGGTTTCGATAATCACCGGGATAGTATTAAGTTTTGTATTAAAAGGTAACCAATTAAAAGAGAGTTCTGACGTGCATTGTGATTGCTGTTCAGGACATATAACAAAAGCTGACTCTATCTTTAGCAAAATATTTTACATGCTAAAAGGAGCTTGTAGCGAGTTTTTTGAAATGGGAAAGTTTCTTATTGCCGGTGCTCTTTTAAGCGCCATAGTTCAGACGACAATACCCTATACGTTCTTGTCCGCAGTTGGACAAGCCCCATTTCTATCCATTATCGTGATGATGGTATTTGCATTTTTTGTTTCCGTATGTTCTTCAGCTGATGCTTTTATCGCTGCTTCATTTGGATCAAGTTTTACGCCAGGAGCTCTTATCGCCTTTATGGTGTTTGGGCCGATGATTGACTTGAAAAACACGTTGATGCTTTATCATTCGTTTCGTCTTCGTTTTGTAGTAACTTTGATCATTGTGACCGTTTTTATGTGCATTAGCCTTTCATATCTAAGCAACTTTCTGATAGGAGGGTTGTAA
- the cobW_1 gene encoding cobalamin biosynthesis protein CobW: MPKVVDIVQGFIGSGKTTLINSLIKNVFPNERILVVLTEWGNTPVVQMDSRITTYSWNCEKGFPTDVIRQMVRTGPSQRIIFEVNGLASGSELIDVLMQLANEDDICLGAKIAVFEGRKYDLLGESFKDILYQVAVNSDGFWINNANRNICRWLVSVNSRAHQSTGGDLSKWYEKVVKSGQRRGIKELILCIIAPVIMYLIIYLLIFN; encoded by the coding sequence ATGCCGAAAGTTGTTGATATTGTTCAGGGATTTATTGGATCAGGAAAAACCACATTGATAAACAGTCTCATTAAAAACGTTTTTCCGAATGAGAGAATTCTTGTTGTTTTAACTGAGTGGGGGAACACTCCGGTTGTTCAAATGGATTCACGGATTACGACGTACTCATGGAATTGTGAAAAAGGTTTTCCTACAGATGTAATACGACAAATGGTAAGAACGGGACCCTCCCAAAGGATAATCTTTGAGGTAAATGGCCTAGCTTCGGGGAGTGAGCTCATTGATGTTTTAATGCAACTAGCCAATGAGGACGATATCTGCCTAGGAGCAAAGATAGCTGTTTTTGAAGGGCGAAAATACGATTTGTTAGGTGAATCTTTTAAAGATATTCTTTATCAAGTTGCAGTAAATAGTGATGGCTTTTGGATCAATAATGCGAATAGAAATATATGTAGGTGGTTGGTCTCAGTCAACTCAAGGGCTCATCAGAGCACTGGGGGTGACTTAAGCAAGTGGTACGAGAAAGTCGTAAAATCGGGACAAAGGAGAGGAATCAAGGAGCTTATCTTATGCATAATTGCTCCTGTAATAATGTATTTAATTATATACTTGTTAATCTTTAACTAA
- the cobW_2 gene encoding cobalamin biosynthesis protein CobW — MGQKIPLDIVSGFLGAGKTTLILKMLKERKGNEKIFILENEYGKAGIDGILLSSNNAEIKEIYSGCICCSLKGEFTQVLKHAISSIKPDRILIEPTGIGKLSEILQIVQQPCFHETIVIDHVITVVDVHEVHNYLRNFGEFYKDQIYHAKIIVLSKTQEISYPNIQEIVNLIREHNSSAKVVTSSWDQLAIQEILQAENPEIIKNETAISPKKLSYTRKQPVSVRICNHHSGAADIFDNVSWKGLRVFSISSLNAVLSAISTGQYGKILRAKGIVAGKNDWIHFEYVNGQWKCNTTKPLKLGRAVFIGQNLLSEKLLELVEGSLNAESC; from the coding sequence ATGGGACAAAAGATACCATTAGATATTGTATCAGGATTTTTAGGAGCAGGTAAAACGACATTGATATTAAAAATGTTAAAGGAACGTAAGGGGAATGAAAAGATATTCATTTTAGAAAATGAATATGGGAAGGCTGGTATTGACGGGATATTACTATCAAGCAACAATGCCGAAATCAAAGAAATCTATTCTGGATGTATATGTTGTTCATTAAAAGGTGAATTTACACAGGTTCTAAAGCATGCTATTTCTAGTATAAAGCCAGATAGAATCCTAATTGAGCCAACTGGCATCGGCAAGTTATCCGAGATATTGCAAATTGTTCAGCAACCCTGCTTTCACGAAACGATAGTTATTGACCATGTGATAACCGTGGTCGATGTGCATGAAGTACACAATTATTTGAGAAATTTCGGTGAGTTCTATAAAGACCAAATTTATCATGCTAAAATCATAGTTCTTAGCAAAACTCAGGAAATTTCATATCCTAACATTCAAGAAATCGTAAATTTGATTCGGGAACATAATTCATCGGCTAAGGTGGTAACCAGCTCTTGGGATCAGTTGGCTATTCAGGAGATCTTACAAGCAGAGAACCCAGAAATCATCAAGAACGAGACTGCTATTTCACCTAAAAAACTGAGTTATACCAGAAAACAACCTGTATCTGTCCGAATTTGCAATCACCATTCAGGAGCGGCAGATATATTTGATAATGTTTCATGGAAGGGTCTGCGAGTTTTTTCTATTTCATCTCTAAATGCCGTGCTCTCTGCTATTAGCACAGGACAATATGGGAAGATTTTGCGTGCAAAAGGGATTGTTGCAGGAAAAAATGACTGGATTCATTTTGAATATGTGAATGGCCAATGGAAATGCAATACTACGAAACCATTAAAGCTCGGACGAGCAGTGTTTATAGGGCAAAACTTGCTCTCTGAGAAACTATTGGAACTCGTTGAGGGGTCGCTCAATGCCGAAAGTTGTTGA
- the csoR_2 gene encoding copper-sensing transcriptional repressor CsoR gives MQNHTHAHQKQVVNRLARVEGHVRSIKQMAVEGRDCPEILLQISAVRKALDNAAKLILKDHLEHCLIHAVNEGTQEKFLKDLQEAIDHYIK, from the coding sequence ATGCAAAACCATACACACGCTCATCAGAAACAAGTTGTAAACAGACTGGCTAGAGTTGAGGGGCACGTTCGATCGATTAAACAGATGGCTGTTGAAGGCCGTGACTGCCCTGAAATACTACTTCAGATTTCAGCGGTTCGAAAAGCTCTAGATAATGCTGCAAAACTGATATTGAAAGATCATCTTGAACATTGCCTTATTCATGCAGTCAATGAGGGTACGCAAGAAAAGTTTCTTAAAGATTTACAAGAGGCGATTGATCACTATATTAAGTAG
- a CDS encoding membrane protein, protein MKHGIVFALLASLVFSIMNALVKALTLTIPPAEVAFFRGAIGLILIYYLMRRAKIRFSTSGIPMLLLRGGLGGLYVVTYFYALSKIPLVDVIILARLSPVMAILLSAIFLKETLSRRTWGLLGLAFTGAMVTINPFQFSDYSINALFGLLSAAISACVAVVVRYLSTRHHPFEIIFYFMAAATLVPIPMIWHKFVIPSHVELLYLILLGMVALLGQIFLTRAFSHDRVAVIEIVRYIGVIYNAIWGFLFWDEVPDEFTIIGGSLIIGACIALSRKSSSKK, encoded by the coding sequence ATGAAACATGGCATAGTCTTTGCATTATTAGCTTCACTGGTGTTTAGTATTATGAACGCTCTTGTAAAAGCGCTCACCTTGACAATTCCTCCTGCGGAAGTTGCTTTTTTTCGCGGAGCAATTGGTCTTATCCTCATATATTATTTGATGAGGCGTGCGAAAATTAGGTTTTCAACTTCAGGCATACCTATGCTGCTTCTAAGGGGGGGGCTCGGAGGTTTGTATGTTGTAACTTATTTTTACGCCCTTTCAAAAATACCATTGGTTGATGTTATCATCTTAGCAAGATTGTCACCAGTTATGGCAATACTTCTTTCCGCTATTTTTCTTAAAGAAACATTGTCACGAAGAACGTGGGGTTTATTAGGACTGGCTTTTACTGGTGCGATGGTGACGATCAATCCATTCCAATTCTCAGATTACTCAATTAATGCGCTATTTGGTCTCTTAAGTGCTGCAATTTCTGCCTGTGTGGCGGTAGTCGTCCGCTATTTAAGTACAAGGCATCATCCCTTTGAAATTATCTTTTATTTTATGGCTGCCGCTACATTAGTGCCTATTCCGATGATATGGCACAAGTTTGTAATCCCTAGTCACGTTGAACTTCTCTATCTGATACTACTTGGAATGGTAGCGCTGTTGGGGCAAATTTTCTTAACGCGGGCATTTTCTCATGATCGTGTTGCAGTCATTGAAATTGTTCGTTATATCGGTGTCATTTATAATGCCATATGGGGATTTTTATTTTGGGATGAAGTGCCGGATGAATTCACTATTATTGGCGGAAGTCTTATCATTGGCGCATGTATAGCATTATCGCGTAAATCTTCTTCAAAAAAGTGA